A single Ziziphus jujuba cultivar Dongzao chromosome 11, ASM3175591v1 DNA region contains:
- the LOC107432922 gene encoding pentatricopeptide repeat-containing protein At5g02830, chloroplastic: protein MRVLVILCSSSSSITNPPKPSTTPSHHHKQFKPSSSHSSKLSPTKLPSSPTPSPFSILHSRSAPLSTVRWDTKKTHVSYLANIASKLVRDGKLQDFAMLVESVVVSGVEPTQFTAELSVDLIAKGISGFLRDGKGRRSVIEVLRKVDELGVPPLKLFDGSAMELLVKECRRILKCGEVEEFVELMEILAGFHFPINEVMKTSDVIKICARKSNPNMAIRYACLLPHANIIFCDIIYEFGKRGDLASALTVYEASKKNLSSTNMYIYRTAIDVCGSCGDYLKSRHIYEDMIKEKVTPNTYVLNSLMNVNAHDLNYTFHVYKNMQKLRVKADMASYNILLKACCIAGRVDLAQEIYREVQELESSGVLKLDVFTYSTIVKVLADAKLWQMALEVKKDMLSAGVTPNTITWSSLINACANAGLVEKAIQLFEEMLLAGCEPNSQCCNILLHACVEACQYDRAFRLFQAWKGNKAEKTFGKDDKGNINGNSSAANACGRRVTSMSHFSSNLHNLYYSKGFVFTPTTTTYNTLMKACGTDYYRAKVLMDEMKTVGLFPNQISWSILIDLCGGSGNVEGALQILRSMRADGVEPDVVAYTTVIKVCVECKDLKLAFSLFEEMKRYQIQPNLVTYNTLLRARSRYGSLHEVQQCLAVYQDMRRAGYKSNDYYLKQLIEEWCEGVTQDNNQNQGELSPCIKTDSGRPQSLLLEKVAEHLLKRIAESLAIDLRGLTKVEARIVVLAVLQMVKENYSLGHPVKEDMLIILGTSKINAEIDKRKLEVKDAITKLLQDELGLEVRPMGSKIALDKHIDKENSVDLSPKSKDKLARNGLANEYKHSTRRPVVIQRLRVTGESLNHWLQRRSAIRQ from the exons ATGAGAGTGTTGGTGATCCTTTGTTCATCTTCATCCTCCATTACCAATCCTCCAAAGCCCTCCACCACACCTTCCCACCACCACAAACAATTCAAGCCCTCTTCTTCCCACTCCTCCAAGCTCTCTCCCACCAAACTACCCTCTTCGCCTACTCCTTCTCCATTTTCGATTCTTCATTCTCGTTCTGCTCCTCTGTCTACTGTTCGATGGGACACCAAAAAAACCCATGTTTCCTACCTCGCCAACATCGCTTCGAAGCTCGTCCGAGATGGGAAGCTTCAAGATTTCGCAATGCTTGTGGAGAGTGTTGTGGTTTCGGGCGTCGAGCCCACTCAGTTTACTGCAGAGCTGAGTGTGGATCTCATTGCAAAGGGGATTTCGGGGTTTCTTCGAGACGGGAAAGGTCGGAGGAGTGTCATCGAGGTTCTCAGGAAAGTAGATGAGCTTGGGGTTCCTCCGTTGAAGCTCTTTGATGGGTCCGCAATGGAATTGCTGGTAAAGGAGTGTCGCCGGATTTTGAAATGTGGGGAGGTCGAGGAATTTGTTGAGCTTATGGAAATTCTTGCTG GTTTTCATTTCCCAATCAACGAAGTGATGAAGACATCTGATGTTATCAAAATTTGCGCTCGAAAAAGTAACCCCAATATGGCTATAAG GTATGCTTGTCTTCTGCCGCATGCGAATATTATATTCTGCGACATCATATATGAATTTGGAAAGAGAGGGGATTTGGCGTCTGCTTTGACAGTGTATGAAGCATCCAAGAAGAACTTGAGCAGTACCAACATGTATATCTACCGCACGGCAATTGATGTTTGTGGAAGTTGTGGTGACTACCTGAAATCTAGGCATATTTATGAG GACATGATCAAGGAGAAGGTCACTCCTAATACTTATGTCTTAAACAGTCTCATGAATGTGAATGCCCATGATCTGAACTACACGTTTCATGTGTACAAGAATATGCAA AAACTACGTGTCAAAGCAGATATGGCATCTTATAACATCCTTTTGAAGGCGTGCTGTATTGCTGGCAGAGTTGATTTGGCACAAGAAATTTATAGGGAAGTACAAGAGTTGGAATCATCAGGAGTGTTGAAGTTGGACGTTTTCACATATAGCACTATAGTAAAG GTTCTTGCAGATGCAAAATTATGGCAAATGGCTTTGGAAGTCAAAAAAGACATGCTATCAGCCGGTGTAACTCCAAACACTATTACGTGGTCATCATTGATCAATGCCTGTGCTAATGCAGGTCTTGTGGAGAAGGCAATCCAATTATTCGAGGAGATGCTTCTAGCAGGCTGTGAACCTAACTCACAGTGTTGCAACATCCTTCTACATGCTTGTGTTGAGGCTTGCCAGTATGACAGGGCTTTTCGCCTTTTCCAGGCTTGGAAGGGAAATAAAGCCGAGAAGACATTTGGCAAAGATGACAAAGGAAATATAAATGGCAATTCAAGTGCAGCAAATGCTTGTGGAAGGCGTGTTACTAGCATGTCTCATTTTTCATCTAATTTACATAATTTATACTATTCTAAAGGGTTTGTTTTTACACCAACAACGACAACATACAACACCTTAATGAAGGCATGTGGTACCGATTACTACCGTGCAAAAGTTTTGATGGATGAGATGAAAACAGTCGGTCTTTTTCCTAATCAAATAAGCTGGTCAATTTTGATTGATCTTTGTGGAGGCTCAGGCAATGTTGAGGGTGCCCTGCAG ATTTTGAGAAGCATGCGTGCAGATGGAGTTGAACCTGATGTTGTTGCATATACAACAGTCATAAAG GTTTGTGTGGAATGTAAAGATTTGAAGTTAGCATTCTCATTATTTGAAGAAATGAAAAGATATCAGATACAGCCAAATCTG GTGACATATAATACACTTTTAAGGGCCAGGAGTAGATATGGTTCTTTGCATGAAGTTCAGCAATGCTTGGCTGTATATCAGGACATGCGAAGAGCAGG GTACAAATCTAATGATTATTATCTCAAGCAACTAATTGAGGAGTGGTGTGAGGGAGTTACACAGGACAACAATCAGAACCAAGGAGAGTTGAGTCCTTGCATTAAAACTGACTCAGGGAGACCTCAGAGTTTGCTGCTTGAGAAAGTAGCAGAACACTTACTAAAGCGTATTGCTGAAAGCCTAGCAATTGACCTTCGGGGACTTACAAAG GTTGAAGCTCGGATTGTTGTTCTTGCGGTTCTGCAAATGGTAAAAGAGAACTATAGTCTAG GACATCCAGTAAAAGAAGACATGCTGATCATCTTAGGAACCAGCAAGATTAATGCAGAAATAGATAAACGCAAATTAGAGGTGAAAGATGCAATAACTAAACTTTTGCAGGATGAATTGGGGCTAGAGGTTCGTCCAATGGGTTCTAAAATTGCACTTGACAAACATATTGATAAAGAGAATTCTGTTGATTTGAGCCCAAAATCTAAAGACAAATTGGCAAGAAATGGATTAGCAAATGAGTATAAACATTCAACCAGAAGACCTGTGGTTATACAGAGGTTAAGGGTCACAGGTGAATCATTGAACCATTGGCTGCAGAGAAGAAGTGCTATTAGACAGTGA
- the LOC125418194 gene encoding DNA topoisomerase 6 subunit A — MADKKKRRRPEPNSDDETQLPFKKSLKPDSLILKSLEDLTNSLRSTTSSSSSSKTLTLADLSLSSSCREVTDLTLSSVQSSIESLILRLAHSILSGNGFSFDVPSRSAVNQLYVPELDRIVLKDKTSLRPYANISTVRKSTVTTRILQLIHQLCIKNIHVTKRDLFYTDVKLFQDQTQSDSVLDDVSCMLGCTRSSLNVVAAEKGVVVGRLIFSDNGDMIDCTKMGMGGKAIPPNIDRVGDMQSDALFILLVEKDAAYMRLAEDRFYNRFPCIIVTAKGQPDVATRLFLRKMKMELKLPVLALVDSDPYGLKILSVYGCGSKNMSYDSANLTTPDIKWLGIRPSDLDKYKIPEQCRLPMTEQDIKTGKDLLEEDFVKKNPGWVEELTLMVKTKQKAEIQALSSFGFQYLSEVYLPLKLQQKDWL; from the coding sequence ATGGCCGACAAGAAGAAACGCCGTCGACCCGAGCCGAACTCCGACGACGAAACCCAGCTTCCCTTCAAGAAGAGCCTCAAACCCGACTCGCTCATCCTCAAATCCCTCGAGGACTTGACAAATTCTCTCCGCTCCAcaacctcttcttcttcttcttccaaaaccctaaccctagccgacctttctctctcctcctcctgCCGCGAGGTTACCGACCTCACACTCTCCTCCGTCCAGTCTTCCATCGAATCCCTCATCCTCAGGCTCGCCCACTCCATACTCTCTGGCAATGGCTTCTCCTTCGACGTCCCTTCCCGTTCCGCCGTCAACCAGCTCTACGTCCCGGAGCTCGATAGAATCGTCCTCAAGGACAAGACCTCTCTCCGTCCCTACGCCAACATCTCCACCGTCCGTAAATCCACCGTCACCACCCGAATCCTCCAGCTCATCCACCAGCTCTGCATCAAGAACATCCATGTCACCAAGCGAGACCTCTTCTACACCGACGTCAAGCTCTTCCAGGATCAGACACAGTCCGATTCGGTCCTCGACGACGTTTCTTGTATGCTCGGCTGCACCCGTTCAAGTCTCAATGTCGTCGCCGCCGAGAAGGGAGTGGTTGTGGGTCGCCTTATTTTCAGTGATAATGGGGATATGATCGATTGCACTAAAATGGGTATGGGTGGAAAAGCCATCCCGCCGAATATTGATAGAGTGGGGGATATGCAGAGTGATGCATTGTTTATACTCTTGGTTGAGAAAGATGCTGCTTATATGAGATTGGCTGAGGATAGGTTCTACAATCGGTTTCCGTGTATAATCGTGACGGCGAAAGGTCAGCCTGATGTGGCAACTAGGTTGTTCTTgaggaagatgaagatggagTTGAAGCTTCCTGTGCTTGCCCTTGTGGATAGTGATCCATATGGTTTGAAGATTTTGTCTGTTTATGGTTGTGGGTCGAAGAACATGTCCTATGATAGTGCAAATTTGACTACTCCTGATATCAAATGGTTGGGGATTAGACCGAGTGATTTGGACAAGTATAAGATTCCGGAGCAATGTAGGTTGCCGATGACCGAGCAGGATATCAAGACAGGGAAGGATTTGTTGGAGGAAGATTTTGTGAAGAAGAATCCGGGGTGGGTCGAAGAGCTGACTTTGATGGTGAAGACCAAGCAGAAGGCTGAAATTCAGGCTTTAAGCTCTTTTGGGTTTCAGTATTTGTCTGAGGTTTATTTGCCATTGAAGCTCCAACAGAAAGATTGGTTGTGA